A single window of Sphingobium sp. SCG-1 DNA harbors:
- a CDS encoding sulfotransferase family protein — MTLIDRKPAFIIIGAVKGATTWVAHQLRSHPDLWLPKAEPHYFSTEHHRGPEWYRGLFNDAPSNRILGEKSASYLAHPEAAERIAATLPKARLIVQLRDPVQRAYSDYCMYFRRGMVGGDPRKHLDTRRSASSRFLDGGLYGAHIMRFLSHFPREQLHVILYENVKTSAEEIVAGVCSHIGVPAHFAPEEAAQRKNDSRAPMLPLPLRRLLKPTRPLLDPLRSNPLLARARASIAAPVQYPPLTEELRDMLRDFYRDDMRMLEEQLQQELTAWRGSASESHADHIGAPATRHG; from the coding sequence GTGACTTTGATTGATCGTAAACCGGCCTTCATCATCATCGGCGCGGTGAAGGGCGCAACAACGTGGGTGGCGCACCAACTGCGCAGTCACCCCGATTTGTGGTTGCCCAAGGCCGAGCCGCATTACTTCAGCACGGAACATCATCGCGGACCTGAATGGTATCGCGGCCTGTTCAATGACGCCCCTTCGAACCGCATCCTGGGGGAGAAATCCGCCAGCTACCTCGCGCATCCCGAAGCGGCAGAGCGCATCGCGGCGACTTTGCCGAAAGCCCGGCTGATCGTGCAGCTACGCGATCCGGTACAGCGCGCCTATTCCGATTACTGCATGTATTTCCGGCGCGGGATGGTTGGCGGCGACCCTCGCAAGCATCTCGACACACGCCGTTCGGCATCTTCACGCTTCCTTGATGGCGGCCTCTATGGGGCGCACATCATGCGGTTTCTGAGCCATTTCCCGAGGGAGCAGCTCCATGTCATCCTGTACGAGAATGTGAAGACATCTGCCGAGGAGATCGTGGCAGGCGTATGCAGCCATATCGGCGTGCCCGCGCACTTCGCGCCGGAGGAGGCCGCGCAGCGCAAGAACGACAGCAGAGCGCCGATGCTTCCCCTGCCCCTGCGTCGCCTGCTGAAGCCTACCCGCCCGCTGCTTGATCCCCTGCGGTCTAACCCGCTGCTTGCCCGCGCGCGCGCCTCGATCGCCGCGCCTGTGCAATACCCGCCCCTGACGGAAGAACTGCGCGACATGCTGCGCGACTTCTACAGGGACGACATGCGGATGCTGGAGGAACAATTGCAGCAGGAACTGACGGCGTGGCGGGGTTCGGCAAGCGAGTCTCATGCCGATCACATCGGCGCGCCGGCAACCAGACACGGATAA
- a CDS encoding sensor histidine kinase: MTEVPTAQMDELRISEELRLLDENEQLRVQLETALEENQHISEDRDQLLVRVADLAMELRAETRKRLEDDTPPAVESGVPLKKETGRSETEEELRVAFEELQVLTEELEVANTTLQQFNAQLEERVAARTREIVDANAALRRSEAALQAVANVVPDLLWRTDHIGRTEWVNRRWSDYTGKSVGIIVSTGWLSVLHPDDRPAAEEAFMRSLRDGVPYQQEHRMLGVHNNYRWFMVRAEPMRDDRGNIVAWFGAAMDMHDQLVSMQALKTSEARFRTLIEGMPQLVWRSANGAQWTWSSPQWGTATGQSDWQSWGRGWLDAFHPDDKDSVLSSWEKALEEGILEFEGRVFSAAEGRYRYFQTRALPVRREDGQIVEWLGTSTDVDDLVRLQNEQTVLVSELQHRTRNLMAVVQAVITKTIKNSDALHDFTARIGDRMQALARVQGLLSRRAAGTRIAFDWLLKEELSAHASLDEGPGASKITLNGPEGILLSSSTIQTFALALHELATNAVKYGALASASGHLSIEWSVVKRDDDGSHLLVHWRETGVGDTEGADRDAPDRMGYGRELIERALPYQLGARTRYRFTDDGIECSIEVQIPDVAALNDELQGSSPSYGLLG; encoded by the coding sequence GTGACTGAAGTTCCTACAGCGCAGATGGATGAACTTCGGATCAGCGAAGAGTTACGGCTCCTCGACGAGAACGAGCAGCTACGAGTGCAACTGGAAACCGCGCTGGAAGAAAACCAGCATATTTCTGAAGATCGCGATCAGCTTCTGGTGCGGGTTGCCGACCTCGCGATGGAGCTTCGTGCCGAAACTCGCAAGAGATTGGAAGACGACACTCCCCCCGCCGTTGAAAGTGGCGTTCCGCTGAAGAAGGAGACGGGCCGCAGCGAGACCGAAGAGGAATTGCGCGTCGCGTTCGAGGAATTGCAGGTCCTTACCGAAGAACTGGAAGTCGCGAATACCACCCTGCAACAATTCAACGCGCAACTCGAAGAACGCGTGGCGGCGCGCACGCGGGAGATCGTGGATGCCAATGCCGCACTCCGCAGAAGCGAGGCAGCGCTTCAGGCGGTTGCCAACGTTGTTCCGGACCTGCTTTGGCGCACGGATCATATAGGCCGAACGGAATGGGTAAATCGCCGATGGAGCGACTACACGGGGAAGTCGGTCGGCATCATTGTGTCGACAGGTTGGCTTTCCGTGCTGCATCCGGATGACCGCCCGGCTGCCGAAGAAGCGTTCATGCGTTCCCTGCGTGACGGTGTTCCCTACCAGCAGGAACACAGGATGCTTGGCGTTCATAACAATTATCGATGGTTCATGGTGCGTGCCGAACCGATGCGGGACGACCGCGGAAATATTGTCGCCTGGTTCGGGGCGGCTATGGACATGCATGACCAACTCGTCAGCATGCAGGCGCTGAAGACAAGCGAGGCACGTTTCCGGACATTGATCGAAGGCATGCCGCAACTGGTCTGGCGATCAGCCAATGGGGCCCAATGGACATGGTCGAGTCCGCAGTGGGGAACGGCAACGGGTCAGAGCGATTGGCAAAGCTGGGGCAGGGGATGGCTCGACGCTTTCCATCCCGACGACAAGGACAGCGTGCTGTCTTCTTGGGAGAAGGCGCTGGAAGAAGGAATCCTGGAGTTCGAAGGGCGCGTGTTTTCTGCTGCGGAGGGTCGCTATCGCTACTTCCAGACTCGCGCTTTGCCCGTGCGTCGCGAAGATGGCCAGATCGTTGAATGGCTTGGCACTTCAACCGACGTTGATGATCTTGTCCGGTTGCAGAACGAGCAGACCGTCTTGGTGTCGGAGCTTCAGCACCGCACACGCAATCTGATGGCCGTTGTTCAAGCGGTGATTACGAAGACCATCAAAAACTCCGACGCGCTGCACGATTTCACGGCGCGTATCGGCGATCGTATGCAGGCGCTTGCCCGCGTTCAGGGTTTGTTGTCGCGCCGCGCGGCAGGCACGCGCATCGCGTTCGACTGGCTATTGAAAGAAGAACTTTCGGCGCACGCCTCGCTTGATGAAGGACCGGGCGCCAGCAAGATCACGCTCAATGGTCCTGAAGGAATATTGCTGAGTTCGTCTACGATCCAGACCTTCGCTCTTGCATTGCACGAGCTTGCAACGAACGCGGTGAAATATGGCGCTCTCGCATCGGCAAGCGGTCACTTGTCGATCGAATGGTCGGTCGTTAAGCGGGATGATGACGGATCGCACCTGCTGGTGCACTGGCGCGAAACGGGTGTGGGCGATACTGAAGGGGCAGACCGCGATGCGCCGGACAGGATGGGATATGGCCGGGAACTTATTGAACGCGCCTTACCGTATCAGCTTGGCGCGCGAACCCGATACCGCTTCACCGACGACGGTATCGAATGCAGCATCGAAGTGCAGATTCCCGATGTCGCCGCCCTTAACGATGAACTGCAAGGCAGCTCGCCCTCTTACGGTCTGTTAGGCTGA
- a CDS encoding polysaccharide biosynthesis/export family protein has product MSIFRTCLTFVMAVAMTSCAGANASMQPLASAAPGPYQLGPGDQIRINVFGLDALNNTYLVGDTGEISLPMIGTVTASGKTITRFETDVADSIRAKQLVLEPKVSAQILAYRPFFILGEVQRPGQYPYVPGMSVMTAVSVAGGYTFRANTKKVMVTRSSAKGSAGPDSSVQPGDLIQVQESWF; this is encoded by the coding sequence ATGAGCATCTTCAGGACATGCCTGACCTTTGTGATGGCTGTAGCCATGACAAGCTGCGCCGGCGCGAATGCCAGTATGCAACCATTGGCGAGCGCTGCGCCCGGCCCCTATCAGCTCGGGCCAGGGGATCAGATCCGCATCAATGTCTTTGGGCTGGATGCGCTCAACAACACCTACCTTGTCGGTGATACCGGCGAAATATCCCTGCCGATGATCGGCACCGTTACGGCATCCGGCAAAACGATCACGCGATTCGAAACCGACGTTGCAGACTCGATCCGGGCCAAGCAACTGGTGCTGGAGCCGAAAGTCAGCGCGCAAATCCTTGCCTACCGGCCCTTCTTCATTCTTGGTGAGGTTCAGCGCCCCGGCCAATATCCTTACGTCCCCGGCATGTCGGTGATGACGGCGGTGTCCGTCGCGGGCGGCTACACCTTCCGGGCCAACACCAAGAAGGTGATGGTCACGCGCAGTTCGGCCAAGGGCAGCGCGGGGCCGGACAGCAGCGTCCAGCCCGGCGATCTCATACAGGTGCAGGAGAGCTGGTTCTAG
- a CDS encoding chemotaxis protein CheB, which translates to MLVQQSFSQPTEAIMEPSRIVLIGSSAGGVDALRRLCAKLPTDFPTPIFIAQHVSPSARSILAELLDRVGPLKAVTPKDGDSIEPGKIYVAAPDHHMLLRRGRILMRRGPHENRTRPAVNPLFRSAAVAYGAKAIGVVLTGLLDDGTEGLIAIKAAGGTSVVQDPADAEWPSMPKNALLRDHVDHSVPLLDIPDLLGRLVRQPAGPDLPLPPEYAVEDRIAAQEIAVMDQDTETPGAPSHISCPDCGGVLNQIDVQDEIRFRCQVGHAFTPLGLAAAQSDELERALSVATRTHRDRIRLFDQMRSSARARGLPHAEARWISAAEDAGRMIQVLDEALSALKRPIADGEA; encoded by the coding sequence ATGTTGGTACAACAGTCATTCTCCCAACCTACAGAGGCGATCATGGAACCATCTAGAATAGTCCTTATCGGCTCTTCTGCCGGGGGTGTCGACGCCTTAAGGCGCCTTTGCGCCAAGTTACCCACAGACTTTCCGACCCCCATCTTCATCGCACAGCATGTTTCGCCGTCCGCGCGAAGCATATTGGCCGAATTGCTGGATCGCGTCGGGCCGCTCAAGGCAGTCACCCCAAAGGATGGCGACTCGATCGAACCGGGCAAGATCTATGTCGCTGCGCCGGACCACCACATGCTGTTACGGCGAGGCCGCATCCTGATGCGCCGTGGCCCGCACGAAAACCGGACGCGGCCTGCGGTCAATCCGTTGTTCCGCTCGGCCGCGGTCGCTTATGGCGCAAAGGCAATCGGCGTCGTCCTGACCGGCCTGCTCGATGACGGTACGGAAGGGCTGATCGCCATCAAGGCGGCGGGCGGAACATCCGTAGTCCAGGATCCTGCGGATGCTGAGTGGCCATCGATGCCCAAGAACGCCTTGCTGCGCGATCATGTCGATCATTCAGTGCCTTTGTTGGATATTCCGGATCTGCTGGGCAGGCTGGTGCGCCAACCCGCCGGTCCCGACCTGCCCCTGCCGCCGGAATATGCCGTGGAAGACAGAATCGCTGCACAGGAGATTGCAGTCATGGATCAGGATACCGAAACTCCCGGCGCGCCAAGTCATATATCCTGCCCCGATTGTGGCGGCGTTTTGAACCAGATCGATGTACAGGATGAAATCCGTTTCCGGTGCCAGGTAGGTCACGCCTTCACGCCGCTGGGCCTTGCCGCAGCGCAGAGCGACGAGCTGGAAAGAGCACTTTCCGTCGCGACGCGCACGCACCGGGATCGTATTAGACTTTTCGATCAGATGCGCAGCAGCGCCAGGGCACGCGGCCTACCCCATGCCGAAGCCCGCTGGATCAGCGCCGCAGAAGACGCCGGACGCATGATCCAGGTGCTTGACGAGGCGCTCTCAGCCTTGAAGCGGCCTATCGCGGACGGAGAAGCATAG
- a CDS encoding glycosyltransferase family 4 protein yields the protein MSMSAPERASGKRHIVFVVAGLGAGGAERVISVISTAWATRGWRVTILAFDDPNDPIYHVFDPAVTIVRRGLPAGRGPLRSLLTQGRRIWAIRRRLAQMQPDVVVSFLTKINVLTLLATIGTRHRVIVSERNNPHAQRASPAWNALLVRLYPRAQAVIMQTKASISCVPIKARARMRVIHNPIFMASSSGATDLPVLTSVGRLTHQKGFDLLIAAFSAVARLHPAWTLRIWGEGEMRGALERQIADLGLAYRIDLPGTSRTPGAWVQQASAMVLSSRYEGFPNVLGEAMAAGLPVIAFDCDFGPSEMITHGIDGLLVSTGDVGAMAHALDQLMSDRTLRNRLGTAARAAASRFAPEKIIAQWDALIEDVMLR from the coding sequence ATGAGCATGTCCGCCCCCGAACGCGCTTCGGGCAAGCGGCACATCGTCTTTGTCGTTGCCGGGCTGGGTGCGGGCGGGGCGGAGCGCGTCATCAGCGTGATCTCAACGGCATGGGCCACGCGCGGTTGGCGTGTGACGATCCTCGCTTTCGACGATCCGAATGATCCCATCTATCATGTGTTCGACCCTGCCGTAACGATCGTCCGAAGGGGTTTGCCAGCCGGCAGGGGGCCACTACGGTCGCTGCTGACACAGGGTAGACGCATCTGGGCGATCAGGCGCAGGCTTGCCCAGATGCAGCCCGATGTCGTCGTGTCCTTTCTAACGAAGATCAACGTGCTGACCCTGCTAGCCACCATCGGCACACGCCATCGCGTCATCGTGTCCGAGCGTAACAATCCGCACGCGCAACGGGCCAGCCCCGCATGGAACGCGCTGCTCGTCCGCCTCTATCCGCGTGCGCAGGCGGTCATCATGCAAACCAAGGCCAGCATATCCTGCGTACCGATAAAGGCGCGGGCGCGAATGCGAGTGATCCACAATCCGATCTTCATGGCGTCCAGTTCGGGGGCGACGGACTTGCCTGTCCTGACCTCGGTGGGCCGACTGACGCACCAAAAGGGATTCGACTTGTTGATAGCCGCCTTTTCAGCTGTGGCTCGGCTTCATCCCGCATGGACCCTGAGGATATGGGGCGAAGGGGAGATGCGCGGCGCACTGGAACGGCAGATTGCTGATCTGGGCCTTGCCTATCGGATCGATCTGCCGGGAACCAGCAGAACCCCAGGCGCTTGGGTTCAACAGGCTAGCGCCATGGTGCTGTCCTCCCGCTATGAAGGCTTTCCCAATGTCTTGGGCGAAGCCATGGCGGCGGGGCTACCCGTGATCGCGTTCGACTGTGATTTCGGGCCCTCCGAGATGATAACGCATGGGATCGACGGCCTGCTCGTCTCGACCGGCGACGTTGGCGCGATGGCGCACGCGCTCGACCAGCTTATGTCGGACAGGACGCTACGTAACCGGCTAGGCACGGCGGCACGGGCTGCTGCGTCCCGCTTCGCGCCAGAAAAGATCATCGCGCAATGGGACGCGCTTATCGAAGATGTGATGTTGCGATAA
- a CDS encoding outer membrane beta-barrel protein produces MTGGASLGRNTRAVALGVAVLLGPCQAFAQRVQRDTSIEDLPRPGYEPRTIRAGSFVLMPQVEAGARLDNNILATQSNRRSDVIFLLNPSIEARQDSASAKFRAKAYGGLSRYARTSRENTTEFGASVDYSRAFGSRQSLGTLLSFDRTFERRSDPEAEFARNRRPALINVAAAELEYRYDGPRVGVTANVAATKLDYLPFEDADRDMVTYRASVKGQIRLSERISVFVQPYVARRNPRVKIDRTGVDRTATTYGGLAGVSLAFADRLRGDLGIGVFRSNPGDISLDAFTGIAANGRLTWRPRTRTAISMDVFRGDVATVRIGAIGRIDARSSIRIDQEARHNLILHGMLGLRDIHYRGDFDQDERYVTAEAGARYLLNRHVSVEAIANYSQRTTPDNFNEFRRWQGFLKLILIY; encoded by the coding sequence ATGACCGGGGGGGCATCTTTGGGACGAAACACCAGAGCAGTGGCTTTGGGCGTGGCGGTACTGCTGGGGCCGTGCCAAGCCTTCGCGCAACGCGTGCAGCGCGACACGAGCATCGAAGACCTGCCGCGTCCGGGTTATGAGCCGCGCACCATCCGGGCAGGATCGTTCGTGCTGATGCCGCAGGTGGAGGCAGGCGCGCGCCTCGACAACAACATTCTGGCGACGCAAAGCAATCGGCGTTCTGACGTCATATTCCTGCTCAATCCCAGTATCGAGGCGAGGCAGGACAGCGCCAGCGCCAAGTTCCGGGCGAAGGCTTATGGCGGCCTCTCCCGCTATGCGCGGACGAGCCGGGAAAACACCACTGAATTCGGTGCCTCCGTCGATTACAGCCGCGCCTTCGGAAGCCGCCAATCTTTGGGTACGCTGCTCAGTTTCGATCGTACTTTCGAACGGCGTAGCGATCCGGAAGCGGAATTTGCGCGCAACCGGCGTCCCGCACTCATCAACGTCGCGGCCGCCGAATTGGAATACCGATATGACGGACCACGGGTCGGCGTGACCGCAAATGTGGCGGCTACAAAGCTCGACTACCTTCCTTTCGAAGATGCCGACCGCGACATGGTGACGTATCGCGCCTCCGTCAAAGGCCAGATCCGGCTGTCCGAACGCATTTCGGTCTTCGTCCAACCCTATGTCGCGCGGCGTAATCCCCGCGTGAAAATCGATCGCACTGGCGTCGACAGAACTGCCACCACATATGGCGGTCTGGCGGGCGTGTCGCTGGCTTTTGCCGACCGATTGCGTGGCGATCTAGGCATTGGCGTATTCCGGTCCAATCCGGGCGACATCAGCCTGGATGCGTTTACGGGCATCGCCGCGAACGGCCGGCTCACGTGGCGGCCACGTACGCGCACGGCGATCAGCATGGATGTGTTCAGAGGCGATGTGGCCACGGTGCGCATCGGCGCGATCGGCCGCATCGACGCCCGATCGAGTATCCGCATCGATCAGGAGGCGCGTCACAACTTGATCCTGCACGGCATGCTTGGCCTGCGCGACATTCATTATCGTGGCGATTTCGATCAGGATGAGCGTTACGTCACTGCCGAGGCGGGCGCGCGCTACCTCCTCAATCGCCATGTTTCGGTGGAAGCCATCGCGAACTACAGTCAGCGCACGACACCCGATAATTTCAATGAGTTTCGCCGCTGGCAGGGATTCCTCAAACTCATCCTGATCTACTGA
- a CDS encoding HlyD family type I secretion periplasmic adaptor subunit has protein sequence MTALASTWASVREALRDEKANAARLSRTDEFDFLPAAIEIVERPVSPTARITARVLMIGLVLTLLWLVFGKLDVVASAPGRLIPADNVKVIQAADSGTVRAILVHDSQAVRKGQPLVELDPTVSSAEAVQAQKALETAELDAARGRAMLSSLNGNGLRFVAPQGTPDDVTAMQTALARAELEAIRGGASTRGADRQAATAALGEARLQAAKLTETLPLVEQQIAANEAMLAKGFVSKLRVIEMQRQRLSIVKDREIALETADKARAQMASASGAQTESDALARAKILDNLTKAEAEARLRREELIKARRKSSLQRLVSPVDGTVAQLSVHTVGGVVEVAKPIMLIVPAGGDLIAEVKILNRDVGFVRVGQSVAVKLTAFPFTRYGTAPGIVQSISSDAVQDEKLGFVYIARVALDRHWGGRSERRIALNPGMEVTADIRTGQRRIGSYLLSPIQAASQEAGRER, from the coding sequence ATGACCGCACTGGCCAGCACATGGGCGTCGGTTCGCGAGGCATTGCGCGATGAGAAAGCAAATGCCGCTCGCCTGTCACGCACGGACGAATTCGATTTCCTGCCCGCCGCCATCGAAATCGTCGAGCGGCCGGTGTCTCCGACAGCGCGCATCACCGCCAGAGTGCTGATGATCGGGCTGGTGCTGACATTGCTGTGGCTTGTGTTCGGCAAGCTCGATGTCGTCGCTTCCGCACCTGGACGATTGATACCGGCCGACAATGTGAAGGTCATACAGGCGGCCGATAGTGGGACCGTCCGTGCAATTCTGGTACACGACAGCCAAGCTGTGCGTAAGGGGCAGCCCCTTGTGGAACTCGATCCCACGGTATCGTCAGCCGAAGCGGTGCAGGCGCAAAAGGCGCTGGAGACGGCTGAACTGGATGCTGCGCGTGGCCGTGCGATGTTATCGTCGCTGAACGGAAATGGGCTGAGGTTCGTCGCGCCGCAGGGAACTCCGGACGATGTCACAGCTATGCAGACGGCATTGGCGCGCGCGGAACTGGAGGCCATTCGCGGCGGTGCTTCCACGCGAGGCGCGGATCGGCAGGCGGCCACGGCGGCGCTGGGCGAAGCAAGGTTGCAGGCGGCTAAACTCACCGAAACGCTCCCGCTCGTCGAACAGCAGATCGCCGCCAATGAGGCCATGCTCGCAAAGGGCTTCGTCTCGAAGCTCCGTGTCATCGAAATGCAGCGTCAGCGCCTTTCGATCGTCAAGGATCGGGAGATCGCGCTGGAAACTGCGGACAAGGCGCGGGCGCAGATGGCTTCTGCCAGTGGCGCGCAGACGGAGTCCGACGCACTGGCGCGCGCGAAGATCCTCGACAACCTGACCAAGGCGGAGGCGGAAGCGCGATTGCGGCGAGAGGAACTTATCAAAGCGCGCAGGAAGTCGAGCCTGCAACGGCTCGTCAGTCCGGTCGATGGAACCGTTGCGCAGCTTTCGGTGCACACGGTGGGCGGCGTCGTGGAGGTCGCCAAGCCTATCATGTTGATAGTGCCGGCGGGCGGAGACCTGATTGCGGAGGTCAAGATACTCAACCGCGATGTCGGCTTCGTGCGCGTGGGCCAAAGCGTTGCGGTCAAACTTACGGCCTTTCCGTTCACGCGCTACGGCACGGCTCCGGGCATTGTGCAGAGCATCAGTTCCGACGCCGTGCAGGATGAGAAGCTGGGCTTCGTCTACATTGCCCGCGTGGCCCTCGACCGCCATTGGGGAGGCCGCAGCGAGCGCAGGATTGCGCTAAATCCGGGCATGGAAGTCACGGCCGACATCCGGACGGGCCAGCGGCGCATCGGAAGCTATCTGTTGAGCCCCATCCAGGCGGCAAGCCAGGAAGCGGGGCGGGAACGATGA
- a CDS encoding type I secretion system permease/ATPase has protein sequence MDQNWKATAASRSNSGLMALTTMLAAHRIAVDPLQLRHELGHDDPATAQDIVRLAKRQSGVRARASQSEFGKLGRLPLPVLANGPDGWFLIGRATESEALIHRPGHAVEKLSGDALEALWSGEIIFVTTRESADTTSGRFDIRWFTPQIVRYRKLIGEVLLITLALNVLGLAAPLFFQNVIDKVLVHNTLATLQVLSIGFVVVSVWEVAFGWLRTRLYSETSQKLDVELGSKLFRHMLRLPLSYFEGRRVGDTVMRVRQLESIREFLTNASLSVLIDPAFTIVFLLVMWIYSPTLFWIVAATIPAYVAVSLLMTGPLRRRLDEKFERGSANNALLVESVSGMQTVKAAAVEPQWQDRWERQLAGYSAANQRVINLGNTGSQAVQLISKLSLAAILFFGAREVILGAMTVGGLVAFNMFAQRVSGPVIRMAQLWQDFQQVRLSIDRLGDVLNAPVERSSKSHVTLPPMKGEIRFENVKFRYAADGPWALDDISFSLRAGGTLGIAGASGSGKSTLAKLLQRLYVAGSGRISIDDVDIAQIDPTWLRRQIGVVLQENLLFNRTLRENIALANPVTPLPQVIAAAKMAGAHDFIISLPHGYDTMIEERGVNLSGGQRQRIAIARALVTKPRILIFDEATSALDAESEEIIQGNLKSMSAGRTVVIIAHRLSAIRDCDCILTLERGKIVERGSHRELLRKNGRYANLHRLQMGLEAVAS, from the coding sequence ATGGATCAAAACTGGAAGGCGACTGCTGCAAGCCGGTCGAACAGCGGGCTAATGGCACTGACCACAATGCTGGCCGCCCACAGGATCGCAGTGGACCCACTGCAATTGCGTCATGAGCTTGGCCATGACGATCCCGCCACCGCGCAGGATATCGTGCGACTGGCCAAGCGTCAGAGTGGCGTCCGCGCCCGCGCGTCGCAATCCGAATTCGGCAAGCTTGGCCGCTTGCCGCTACCAGTTCTCGCCAATGGACCAGACGGGTGGTTCCTGATCGGTCGCGCCACCGAAAGCGAAGCACTCATACACCGTCCGGGCCATGCGGTCGAAAAGCTGTCCGGCGACGCGCTGGAAGCCTTATGGTCGGGGGAGATCATCTTCGTGACGACGCGCGAAAGCGCGGACACGACATCGGGGCGCTTCGACATCCGTTGGTTCACACCGCAGATCGTGCGCTACCGCAAGCTCATCGGCGAAGTGCTGCTGATTACGCTGGCGTTGAATGTGCTTGGACTGGCAGCGCCTTTGTTCTTCCAGAACGTCATCGACAAGGTGCTGGTGCACAACACGCTGGCGACATTGCAGGTTCTGTCGATCGGCTTCGTCGTGGTGTCGGTGTGGGAAGTGGCCTTCGGTTGGTTGCGGACGCGGCTCTATTCGGAAACCAGTCAGAAGCTTGACGTGGAGCTTGGGTCCAAGCTGTTCCGGCACATGCTGCGTCTGCCGCTTTCCTATTTCGAAGGGCGGCGTGTCGGCGACACGGTGATGCGCGTGCGGCAACTGGAATCGATCCGTGAGTTCCTTACCAACGCCTCGCTTTCGGTGCTGATCGATCCGGCGTTCACCATCGTTTTTCTGCTCGTCATGTGGATATATTCGCCCACGTTATTCTGGATCGTCGCGGCGACTATACCGGCTTATGTGGCGGTCTCCCTGCTCATGACTGGCCCGTTGCGCCGTAGGCTGGATGAGAAGTTCGAACGTGGCTCGGCGAACAATGCGCTGCTCGTCGAGAGCGTGTCGGGTATGCAGACCGTCAAGGCGGCCGCCGTCGAACCGCAGTGGCAGGACAGGTGGGAACGGCAGCTTGCGGGGTACAGCGCCGCCAATCAACGGGTCATCAATCTGGGCAACACCGGTAGCCAAGCCGTCCAGTTGATCTCGAAGCTGAGCCTTGCCGCGATCCTGTTCTTCGGCGCGCGTGAAGTAATCCTCGGCGCTATGACCGTAGGCGGGCTGGTCGCCTTCAACATGTTTGCGCAGCGCGTCTCCGGGCCGGTAATCCGCATGGCGCAACTCTGGCAGGACTTCCAGCAGGTCCGCCTTTCGATCGACCGTCTTGGCGATGTCCTAAACGCGCCGGTCGAGCGTAGTTCCAAATCACATGTGACGCTCCCGCCGATGAAAGGCGAGATCAGGTTCGAGAACGTCAAATTCCGATATGCCGCCGATGGACCATGGGCGCTGGACGACATCAGCTTTTCCCTGCGTGCAGGCGGCACGCTCGGTATTGCGGGAGCGTCGGGATCGGGCAAATCAACGCTCGCGAAGCTGTTGCAGCGGCTCTATGTGGCGGGATCGGGGCGCATATCGATAGATGACGTGGATATCGCGCAGATCGACCCGACCTGGCTGCGGCGTCAGATCGGCGTGGTGCTTCAGGAAAACCTGCTGTTCAATCGCACTCTGCGGGAGAACATCGCCCTTGCAAATCCCGTCACGCCGCTGCCGCAAGTGATCGCCGCCGCGAAGATGGCGGGTGCGCACGACTTCATCATCTCCCTGCCACATGGCTATGACACAATGATCGAAGAACGTGGCGTGAACCTGTCGGGCGGCCAGCGCCAGCGCATTGCCATAGCGCGCGCGCTCGTGACCAAGCCCCGCATCCTGATCTTCGATGAAGCCACCTCCGCCCTCGATGCGGAGAGCGAGGAGATCATACAGGGCAATCTGAAAAGCATGTCCGCCGGACGCACCGTGGTCATCATTGCACATCGGCTTTCGGCGATCCGGGATTGCGACTGCATCCTGACATTGGAGCGCGGCAAGATTGTCGAGCGTGGCTCGCATCGCGAGCTTCTGCGAAAAAATGGCCGCTACGCCAATCTCCACAGGTTGCAAATGGGCTTGGAGGCAGTCGCGTCATGA